A window of Gemmatimonadota bacterium contains these coding sequences:
- a CDS encoding dicarboxylate/amino acid:cation symporter, which produces MTAHAAAAPEAPRARFLSPTQQIVVAMVVGIALGTLFPAAEYPGVIAAFKVGSSVFLRLIKTLIVPLLFSTLVVGIAGHGDDMKKVGRLAFRSIIYFEVVTTLALVVGLVAVNVVKPGAGISLEGAAATTGTEYAATKVTFASVMEHMVPQSFFEAATKNEVLQIVVFTILFAIGVAQVQGPAKKVMLDWCDALAQVMFKFTGLVMSFAPIGIGCAIAVTVGSSGLGVLKSLAILVATLYGALIVFALGVLLPVALIARVPIRRFWSFVKEPWLIAFSTASSEAALPKAMENLEKFGIPRRIIAFVLPTGYSFNLDGSTLYLAVAAVFAAQAGGIDLPIGQQLVIMLTLMLTSKGVAGVPRASLVILSGALAMFDLPLEAIAIILGVDAIMDMARTSINLLGNCLATAVMARWEGEFPDNPPAASAS; this is translated from the coding sequence ATGACCGCACATGCTGCCGCCGCCCCCGAGGCGCCGCGCGCCCGCTTCCTCTCGCCCACCCAGCAGATCGTCGTCGCGATGGTCGTCGGCATCGCGCTGGGGACGCTCTTCCCGGCCGCCGAGTATCCCGGCGTCATCGCGGCCTTCAAGGTGGGCTCGAGCGTCTTCCTCCGGCTCATCAAGACCCTGATCGTCCCGCTGCTCTTCAGCACGCTCGTGGTGGGCATCGCCGGGCACGGCGACGACATGAAGAAGGTCGGGCGCCTGGCCTTCCGGTCGATCATCTACTTCGAGGTCGTCACGACGCTCGCGCTCGTCGTCGGGCTGGTGGCGGTGAACGTCGTGAAGCCCGGCGCCGGGATCTCGCTCGAAGGGGCGGCCGCGACCACCGGCACCGAGTACGCCGCGACCAAGGTGACCTTCGCCTCGGTGATGGAGCACATGGTCCCGCAGAGCTTCTTCGAGGCCGCGACGAAGAACGAGGTGCTGCAGATCGTCGTCTTCACGATCCTCTTCGCCATCGGCGTCGCGCAGGTGCAGGGCCCGGCCAAGAAGGTGATGCTCGATTGGTGCGACGCGCTCGCGCAGGTGATGTTCAAGTTCACCGGGCTCGTGATGTCCTTCGCGCCCATCGGCATCGGATGCGCGATCGCCGTCACGGTGGGATCGAGCGGCCTCGGGGTGCTCAAGTCGCTCGCGATCCTCGTGGCCACGCTGTACGGTGCGCTCATCGTCTTCGCGCTCGGCGTGCTGCTCCCCGTCGCGCTCATCGCCCGCGTGCCGATCCGCCGCTTCTGGAGCTTCGTCAAGGAGCCCTGGCTCATCGCGTTCTCCACGGCCAGCTCCGAGGCCGCGCTCCCCAAGGCGATGGAGAACCTCGAGAAGTTCGGGATCCCGCGCCGCATCATCGCGTTCGTGCTGCCGACGGGCTACTCGTTCAACCTCGACGGCTCCACGCTCTACCTCGCCGTCGCCGCGGTCTTCGCCGCGCAGGCCGGCGGCATCGACCTGCCGATCGGCCAGCAACTCGTGATCATGCTCACGCTCATGCTCACGTCGAAGGGCGTGGCCGGCGTGCCGCGCGCGTCGCTCGTGATCCTCTCGGGCGCGCTCGCGATGTTCGACCTCCCGCTCGAGGCGATCGCCATCATCCTGGGCGTCGACGCGATCATGGACATGGCGCGCACGAGCATCAACCTCCTCGGCAACTGCCTCGCCACCGCCGTCATGGCGCGGTGGGAGGGCGAGTTCCCCGACAACCCGCCCGCGGCGAGCGCGTCCTGA
- a CDS encoding amino acid permease → MNADTKGEHGLVRAVGALGLAAGVVNVTIGGGIYRLPREVAESLGPAAPLAFLVCAAVMAMIGLSLAQAGSRVATTGGPYAYVERAFGPFAGFMTGVMTWLIGVTAIGAIGNVFIGSLASVLPALATAAGRTTGLVLVFAFLTGVNVLGVKHGARLSVVTTIAKLLPLLVFVVLGAFAIDPANLAVAEAPAASTVARTSIVLLFAFTGVEYAIVPGGELRDPARTVPRGILLGLGGVTVLYLSIQLVAQGVLGPALATAATPLPDAAGVALGPWGRTLLLVGVVVSTFGYLTGMALASPRTLYAFARDGYLPRALAAVHPTFKTPWISVIVQLALCCLLAVISDFGPLALISNVAALLAYFACAAGAWELRRRGVQEEGTVAFAMPGGAIIPVLSCGAIVFLLTSITRAEWAVLGWVAAVATVLFVATRGSRAARAAAVRTTD, encoded by the coding sequence GTGAACGCGGACACGAAGGGCGAGCACGGCCTCGTCCGCGCGGTCGGCGCGCTCGGGCTCGCCGCCGGCGTCGTCAACGTCACCATCGGAGGCGGGATCTACCGCCTCCCGCGCGAGGTGGCGGAGTCGCTCGGACCGGCCGCACCGCTCGCCTTCCTCGTCTGCGCGGCGGTCATGGCGATGATCGGCCTGAGCCTCGCGCAGGCCGGCAGCCGCGTCGCCACCACCGGCGGTCCCTACGCCTACGTCGAGCGCGCCTTCGGGCCGTTCGCCGGCTTCATGACCGGCGTCATGACCTGGCTCATCGGGGTCACGGCGATCGGCGCCATCGGCAACGTCTTCATCGGAAGCCTCGCCTCCGTCCTGCCGGCCCTCGCGACCGCGGCCGGCCGGACGACGGGGCTCGTGCTGGTCTTCGCCTTCCTCACCGGCGTGAACGTCCTCGGCGTGAAGCATGGCGCGCGTCTCAGCGTCGTGACCACGATCGCCAAGCTGCTCCCGCTGCTCGTGTTCGTCGTGCTCGGCGCCTTCGCGATCGATCCCGCGAACCTCGCCGTCGCCGAGGCGCCGGCCGCCTCGACCGTCGCGAGGACGTCGATCGTGCTGCTCTTCGCCTTCACCGGCGTCGAGTACGCGATCGTGCCGGGCGGCGAGTTGCGCGATCCGGCGCGCACCGTCCCGCGCGGCATCCTCCTCGGGCTCGGCGGCGTCACGGTGCTCTACCTCAGCATCCAGCTCGTCGCGCAGGGCGTGCTCGGCCCCGCCCTCGCGACGGCCGCCACGCCGTTGCCCGACGCGGCGGGTGTCGCCTTGGGCCCCTGGGGCCGCACGCTGCTCCTCGTCGGCGTGGTCGTCTCCACCTTCGGGTACCTCACCGGCATGGCGCTCGCGTCGCCCCGCACGCTCTACGCCTTCGCGCGCGACGGCTATCTGCCGCGCGCCCTCGCCGCGGTGCACCCGACGTTCAAGACGCCCTGGATCTCGGTGATCGTGCAGCTCGCGCTCTGCTGCCTCCTCGCGGTGATCAGCGACTTCGGCCCGCTCGCGCTCATCTCCAACGTCGCGGCGCTCCTCGCCTACTTCGCGTGCGCGGCGGGCGCCTGGGAACTGCGCCGCCGCGGCGTGCAGGAGGAGGGCACGGTCGCCTTCGCCATGCCGGGGGGCGCGATCATCCCCGTCCTCTCCTGCGGCGCGATCGTCTTCCTGCTCACGTCCATCACGCGCGCGGAGTGGGCGGTCCTCGGCTGGGTCGCGGCGGTCGCGACGGTGCTCTTCGTCGCCACGCGCGGGTCGCGCGCGGCGCGCGCGGCCGCGGTCAGAACAACAGACTGA
- a CDS encoding DUF445 domain-containing protein, whose protein sequence is MTLPSGPVTPAAERPKGTLGPKPTDDARRADIARVRRYATTLLVVAAVVYVVAHLLERQWWWMGFVRATAEASLVGGLADWFAVTALFRQPLGLPIPHTAIVKRQKDRIARILGTFVQNHFLTREVIAQRLRALGLAQRIGEWLADPTNSARVAGQVTQGVATAVEKLPADKWQGGLVDEGVKLVARAVESSEDAIASTLREQIRASLPRLTPSIAIEAIHKRVMQALERFLAEVTSNPAHPARARVEAALREALDRLREAAEHPGETDGTPSAIAKLLTSVGTHLVADEAARAELEDRLTEMAASLVEEHGAEVASLIEHTVAGWDPDLAADRIELAVGRDLQYIRLNGTLVGGLAGLALYSLSLLF, encoded by the coding sequence ATGACGCTGCCGTCGGGACCCGTGACGCCAGCGGCCGAGCGACCCAAGGGGACGCTCGGGCCCAAGCCAACGGACGACGCCCGTCGCGCCGACATCGCGCGGGTCCGGCGCTATGCGACGACGCTGCTCGTCGTCGCGGCCGTGGTATACGTCGTCGCGCACCTGCTGGAACGACAGTGGTGGTGGATGGGCTTCGTGCGGGCGACCGCCGAAGCCTCGCTCGTCGGCGGGCTCGCCGACTGGTTCGCGGTGACGGCGCTCTTCCGCCAGCCGCTGGGGCTCCCCATCCCGCACACGGCGATCGTGAAGCGCCAGAAGGATCGCATCGCGCGCATCCTCGGCACCTTCGTGCAGAACCACTTCCTCACGCGCGAGGTGATCGCCCAACGCCTGCGGGCGCTCGGACTCGCGCAGCGCATCGGCGAGTGGCTCGCCGACCCGACGAACAGCGCGCGCGTCGCGGGACAGGTGACGCAGGGCGTGGCGACGGCGGTGGAGAAGCTCCCCGCCGACAAGTGGCAGGGCGGGCTCGTGGACGAGGGAGTGAAGCTCGTCGCGCGCGCGGTGGAGAGCAGCGAGGACGCGATCGCCTCGACGCTGCGAGAGCAGATCCGGGCCAGCCTGCCGCGCCTCACGCCGTCGATCGCGATCGAGGCGATCCACAAGCGCGTGATGCAGGCGCTGGAACGCTTCCTCGCCGAGGTGACATCCAATCCCGCCCACCCGGCGCGCGCGCGGGTGGAGGCGGCGCTGCGCGAGGCGCTGGACCGGCTGCGCGAGGCCGCCGAGCATCCGGGCGAGACGGACGGCACCCCGAGCGCGATCGCGAAGCTGCTCACCTCGGTGGGGACGCACCTCGTCGCGGACGAGGCGGCGCGCGCCGAGCTCGAGGACCGGCTCACCGAGATGGCCGCCTCGCTGGTCGAGGAGCACGGCGCCGAGGTGGCGTCGCTCATCGAGCACACGGTAGCGGGGTGGGATCCGGACCTTGCGGCCGACCGCATCGAACTCGCCGTCGGCCGGGACCTCCAGTACATCCGGCTCAACGGCACGCTCGTAGGCGGCCTCGCCGGGCTCGCGCTCTACTCGCTCAGTCTGTTGTTCTGA
- the dnaJ gene encoding molecular chaperone DnaJ, whose amino-acid sequence MAQKDFYAVLGVSASATADEIKKQYRRMAKQYHPDANKGDPKAADRFKEISEAHNVLGDPEKRKQYDEMRRLGAFDPFTSRPRGSSARPGPGASGPGAAGGAGPRVEDFDIGGLGGLGDLFSSMFGGGGGRARPSGPEKGQSVETTLEVPFKVAAAGGKVPIELEVNEECGSCNGTGAEKGAKIQTCPECQGRGTISFGQGGFAVNRPCPMCLGKGQVPTQKCHACGGAGASRTHKKVLITVPQGTESGSKIRLKGQGGAGLRGGPAGDILITFQVKDDPAYEREGLDLIVQAPVNIAQATLGSKVSVLTLDERKVTLTLPKGTPSGKRFRVRGQGITHGGKTGDLLVEIQVVVPESLTPEQERLMKQFAAAGKLEY is encoded by the coding sequence ATGGCCCAGAAGGACTTCTACGCGGTCCTCGGCGTCTCCGCGTCGGCCACCGCCGACGAGATCAAGAAGCAGTACCGCCGCATGGCGAAGCAGTACCACCCTGACGCGAACAAGGGGGACCCCAAGGCGGCCGATCGCTTCAAGGAGATCTCGGAGGCGCACAACGTCCTCGGCGATCCCGAGAAGCGGAAGCAGTACGACGAGATGCGCCGCCTGGGGGCCTTCGATCCCTTCACGTCTCGGCCGCGCGGATCGAGCGCGCGCCCGGGCCCCGGGGCGAGCGGGCCCGGTGCGGCCGGCGGCGCGGGACCGCGCGTCGAGGACTTCGACATCGGCGGCCTCGGCGGGCTCGGCGATCTCTTCAGCTCGATGTTCGGGGGCGGCGGCGGTCGCGCGCGTCCGTCCGGTCCCGAGAAGGGCCAGAGCGTGGAGACCACGCTCGAGGTGCCGTTCAAGGTCGCCGCGGCGGGTGGGAAGGTGCCCATCGAGCTCGAGGTGAACGAGGAGTGCGGCAGCTGCAACGGCACCGGCGCGGAGAAGGGCGCGAAGATCCAGACCTGCCCCGAGTGCCAGGGGCGCGGGACCATCTCGTTCGGCCAGGGCGGATTCGCGGTCAACCGTCCCTGCCCGATGTGCCTCGGCAAGGGCCAGGTCCCGACGCAGAAGTGCCACGCCTGCGGCGGTGCCGGTGCCTCGCGCACGCACAAGAAGGTCCTGATCACGGTGCCGCAGGGCACCGAGAGCGGCTCGAAGATCCGCCTCAAGGGGCAGGGCGGCGCGGGACTGCGCGGCGGGCCGGCGGGCGACATCCTCATCACCTTCCAGGTGAAGGACGATCCCGCCTACGAGCGCGAGGGGCTCGACCTCATCGTCCAGGCGCCGGTGAACATCGCGCAGGCGACGCTGGGCTCGAAGGTCTCGGTGCTCACGCTCGATGAGCGCAAGGTCACGCTGACGTTGCCGAAGGGCACGCCGAGCGGGAAGCGCTTCCGCGTGCGCGGCCAGGGGATCACGCATGGCGGCAAGACCGGCGACCTGCTGGTCGAGATCCAGGTGGTCGTGCCCGAGTCGCTCACGCCGGAGCAGGAGCGACTCATGAAGCAGTTCGCCGCCGCCGGCAAGCTCGAGTACTGA
- a CDS encoding nucleotide exchange factor GrpE, with translation MTDPNVTPDPTQTSSFENAAIDPAAAQGMPADVSGAVDEQASENEEVGMVTSALAREVQEQKDKYLRLFAEFENYRKRAVRERQEAELKGMQFLLRGLLETIDDIARFAHVDPATTDARTAIEGVAMVEKKMLKSLAGHGLEVIDPKGHPFDPALHEAITTTPAASKEEDHLVAQVFQVGYVHNGTLLRPARVVVTQWNG, from the coding sequence ATGACCGACCCGAACGTGACCCCCGACCCGACCCAGACCTCCTCCTTCGAGAACGCGGCCATCGACCCCGCCGCCGCCCAGGGCATGCCGGCCGATGTCAGCGGGGCCGTGGACGAGCAGGCCTCGGAGAACGAGGAGGTCGGGATGGTGACCTCCGCCCTCGCCCGCGAGGTGCAGGAGCAGAAGGACAAGTATCTGCGGCTCTTCGCCGAGTTCGAGAACTACCGCAAGCGCGCGGTGCGCGAGCGGCAGGAGGCGGAGCTCAAGGGGATGCAGTTCCTGCTCCGCGGCCTGCTCGAGACGATCGACGACATCGCGCGGTTCGCGCATGTGGATCCGGCCACGACCGACGCGCGCACGGCGATCGAGGGTGTGGCGATGGTCGAGAAGAAGATGCTCAAGTCGCTCGCCGGCCACGGCCTCGAGGTCATCGACCCCAAGGGCCATCCCTTCGACCCGGCGCTGCACGAGGCGATCACCACCACGCCCGCGGCGTCCAAGGAGGAGGACCACCTCGTCGCGCAGGTCTTCCAGGTCGGCTACGTCCACAACGGCACGCTCCTCCGTCCCGCTCGCGTCGTCGTGACGCAGTGGAACGGCTGA
- a CDS encoding Uma2 family endonuclease, protein MPAVESRFWTAEDVRALPDDGNRYECIDGVLLVTPSPRDPHQDVVAGFFLALDPCVRALRPAKLRFSPADIEIVPGTLVQPDLYVAVPKPDRDRVFGWDSIGGLLLAIEVLSPSTARVDRGRKREFYQRAGVGEYWIVDYHARLVERWRAGDERPEVLREAIEWQPRPGLAPLRIALVALFDEAVDG, encoded by the coding sequence ATGCCTGCGGTCGAATCGCGTTTCTGGACTGCCGAGGACGTGCGCGCGTTGCCGGACGACGGCAACCGCTACGAGTGCATCGACGGGGTGCTGCTCGTGACGCCCTCGCCGCGCGACCCGCATCAGGATGTCGTGGCGGGGTTCTTCCTCGCGCTCGATCCGTGCGTGCGGGCATTGCGGCCGGCGAAGCTGCGGTTCTCCCCTGCCGACATCGAGATCGTCCCGGGCACGCTCGTCCAGCCGGACCTCTACGTGGCGGTGCCGAAGCCTGACCGCGATCGCGTCTTCGGCTGGGACTCCATCGGCGGGCTCCTGCTCGCGATCGAGGTGCTGTCCCCGAGCACGGCGCGGGTCGATCGCGGGCGGAAGCGCGAGTTCTACCAGCGCGCCGGGGTCGGCGAGTACTGGATCGTCGACTATCACGCGCGACTGGTGGAGCGGTGGCGCGCGGGCGACGAGCGGCCCGAGGTGCTCCGCGAGGCGATCGAGTGGCAGCCGCGTCCCGGTCTGGCGCCGCTCCGGATCGCCCTGGTCGCCCTCTTCGACGAGGCGGTGGACGGGTAG
- a CDS encoding competence/damage-inducible protein A codes for MDVELVTIGDELLLGYTIDTNAAFFAREAAALGVRVVRRATVGDGAEQIAAGVREALDRTGAVITSGGLGPTADDLTKASIAALFGRGMYRDDAIVEALRARWKARGWPGELPKANEMQAMIPEGATILENRHGSAPGIWLDDERGRWVAMLPGVPREFRGMTKDTLLPRLVARGAGGTVIRSRTLRTTGIAESAIADALAEHAKDPMGVSLAYLPGWEGVDLRLTVRNIESSLADARLAAAAEAVRGKVGRWVYGEDEADLAVLVLDALRAHGMRIAVAESCTGGMLGMRLTAIPGSSDVVLGGVIAYANAVKIGQLGVQEETLRAHGAVSEETAREMALGAAAALGADVAVSITGVAGPGGGTPEKPVGTFCVAVAVRGSVSSLRTSSVGDRHEVRQRATQAALSLVRRSLPG; via the coding sequence ATGGACGTCGAACTCGTCACCATCGGCGACGAGCTGCTGCTCGGCTACACCATCGACACCAATGCCGCGTTCTTCGCGCGCGAGGCCGCGGCGCTCGGCGTCCGCGTGGTGCGCCGCGCCACCGTCGGTGACGGCGCCGAGCAGATCGCGGCCGGCGTGCGCGAGGCACTCGACCGCACCGGCGCGGTGATCACGAGCGGCGGACTCGGCCCCACCGCCGACGACCTCACCAAGGCCTCGATCGCCGCGCTCTTCGGGCGCGGCATGTACCGCGACGACGCGATCGTCGAGGCGCTCCGCGCCCGATGGAAGGCGCGCGGCTGGCCGGGGGAGCTCCCCAAGGCGAACGAGATGCAGGCGATGATCCCCGAGGGCGCGACGATCCTCGAGAACCGGCACGGGTCGGCGCCGGGGATCTGGCTCGACGACGAGCGCGGCCGCTGGGTCGCCATGCTCCCCGGCGTGCCGCGCGAGTTCCGCGGGATGACGAAGGACACGCTCCTGCCGCGGCTCGTCGCGCGCGGCGCGGGGGGGACGGTGATCCGGTCGCGGACGCTCCGCACCACCGGGATCGCCGAGAGCGCGATCGCCGACGCCCTCGCCGAGCACGCGAAGGATCCCATGGGCGTGTCGCTCGCGTATCTCCCAGGGTGGGAGGGCGTGGACCTGCGCCTGACGGTCCGCAACATCGAGTCCTCGTTGGCGGACGCGCGGCTCGCGGCCGCGGCAGAGGCGGTGCGCGGCAAGGTCGGTCGCTGGGTCTACGGCGAGGACGAGGCGGACCTCGCGGTGCTCGTGCTCGACGCCCTCCGCGCGCACGGGATGCGGATCGCCGTCGCCGAGAGCTGCACCGGCGGCATGCTGGGCATGCGGCTCACCGCCATCCCGGGGTCGAGCGACGTCGTCCTGGGCGGCGTCATCGCCTACGCGAATGCGGTGAAGATCGGGCAGCTGGGCGTGCAGGAGGAGACGTTGCGCGCGCACGGCGCGGTGAGCGAGGAGACGGCGCGCGAGATGGCGCTGGGGGCCGCGGCGGCGCTCGGCGCGGACGTCGCCGTGAGCATCACGGGCGTCGCCGGGCCGGGCGGGGGGACCCCGGAGAAGCCCGTCGGCACCTTCTGCGTCGCGGTCGCCGTGCGCGGCAGCGTCTCGTCCCTCCGGACCTCGAGCGTGGGAGACCGGCACGAGGTGCGGCAACGCGCGACGCAGGCGGCGCTGAGTCTCGTCCGGCGGTCGCTGCCGGGGTGA
- a CDS encoding CDP-alcohol phosphatidyltransferase family protein: MNLPNTISAARIVASPLLAMLPFVQSVPVRVFAFVLYLVTAISDHWDGKIARARGLITDLGKILDPLADKLLLVGTFIPMFMLQGHPEDLLLNALPAIAERSAYPFTTWGLEAFWFPWWVLVLIVGREAFMTWFRSFAQARGVVIAAQRLGKWKAGFQYTWMGASYCWFWLKLLYDEQGWHGPIAMFWARLLGGIGTITLAVAFLLTLISLGDYLVKHGSVFTVPKKA; encoded by the coding sequence GTGAACCTCCCGAACACGATCTCCGCCGCGCGCATCGTCGCGTCGCCGTTGCTCGCCATGCTGCCGTTCGTGCAGTCGGTGCCGGTGCGCGTCTTCGCGTTCGTCCTCTACCTGGTCACCGCGATCTCCGACCACTGGGACGGGAAGATCGCGCGCGCCCGCGGCCTCATCACCGACCTCGGGAAGATCCTCGATCCCCTCGCCGACAAGCTCCTCCTCGTCGGCACGTTCATCCCGATGTTCATGCTCCAGGGCCATCCCGAGGACCTGCTCCTCAACGCCCTGCCGGCGATCGCCGAGCGGTCGGCGTATCCCTTCACGACGTGGGGCCTCGAGGCGTTCTGGTTCCCCTGGTGGGTCCTCGTGCTCATCGTCGGGCGCGAGGCCTTCATGACCTGGTTCCGGAGCTTCGCGCAGGCACGCGGCGTGGTCATCGCGGCGCAGCGGCTCGGCAAGTGGAAGGCGGGCTTCCAGTACACCTGGATGGGAGCCTCCTACTGCTGGTTCTGGCTCAAGCTCCTCTACGACGAGCAGGGATGGCATGGGCCCATCGCGATGTTCTGGGCGCGACTCCTCGGTGGCATCGGGACGATCACGCTCGCCGTCGCCTTCCTGCTGACGCTGATCTCCCTCGGCGATTATCTCGTCAAGCACGGCAGCGTCTTCACGGTCCCCAAGAAGGCGTAG
- a CDS encoding GTPase domain-containing protein, which produces MSMINYASREINCKIVYYGPGLGGKTSNLEHVYGKVKPDTRGKLISLATETERTLFFDFLPVDLGTIRGFKTRFHLYTVPGQVYYNASRKLILKGVDGIVFVADSQVERMEANLEAMQNLYDNMAEYGYDLTKMPFVIQYNKRDLPNAAPLAELQATLNPGWEVTDPAKQKVTPDQFHPGEQIIEQLPTGEWVERAHYFEAVAVTGDGVFDTLKAVSKLVLKTLA; this is translated from the coding sequence ATGTCGATGATCAACTACGCCTCGCGTGAGATCAACTGCAAGATCGTGTACTACGGTCCTGGTCTCGGCGGGAAGACGTCCAACCTCGAGCATGTCTACGGCAAGGTGAAGCCGGACACGCGCGGCAAGCTCATCTCGCTGGCAACGGAGACCGAGCGCACGCTGTTCTTCGACTTCCTCCCCGTCGACCTCGGGACGATCCGCGGCTTCAAGACGCGGTTCCACCTCTACACGGTGCCGGGGCAGGTCTACTACAACGCCTCGCGCAAGCTCATCCTCAAGGGCGTCGACGGGATCGTCTTCGTCGCCGACTCGCAGGTGGAGCGCATGGAGGCGAACCTCGAGGCCATGCAGAACCTGTACGACAACATGGCCGAGTACGGGTACGACCTCACGAAGATGCCGTTCGTGATCCAGTACAACAAGCGCGACCTCCCCAACGCCGCGCCGCTCGCCGAGCTGCAGGCGACGCTCAACCCGGGGTGGGAGGTCACCGACCCGGCCAAGCAGAAGGTGACGCCGGACCAGTTCCACCCCGGGGAGCAGATCATCGAGCAGCTGCCGACGGGCGAGTGGGTCGAGCGGGCGCATTACTTCGAGGCGGTCGCCGTCACCGGCGACGGCGTGTTCGACACCCTCAAGGCGGTCAGCAAGCTCGTGCTCAAGACGCTGGCGTGA
- a CDS encoding roadblock/LC7 domain-containing protein, whose protein sequence is MAVGSASWSFTEEDFNAITHALNKFLGETNARCALLVDRSGQLVATVGEAPTFDPTAFATLTAADFSANAQLAQLIGESDFNSLFHQGEKESMYLADVAKRVILVALFDNRTTLGLVRLRIKDTVLELTKLFHEVFTRGKSAAQQPGLLAGADDEIDQLFG, encoded by the coding sequence ATGGCGGTCGGCTCGGCAAGCTGGTCATTCACGGAAGAGGACTTCAACGCGATCACGCATGCGTTGAACAAGTTCCTCGGCGAGACCAACGCGCGGTGTGCGCTGCTGGTCGACCGCTCCGGGCAGCTCGTGGCGACGGTCGGCGAGGCGCCGACGTTCGATCCCACGGCGTTCGCGACGCTCACCGCCGCCGACTTCTCCGCGAATGCCCAACTCGCGCAGCTCATCGGCGAGAGCGACTTCAACTCGCTCTTCCACCAGGGCGAGAAGGAATCGATGTACCTCGCCGACGTCGCGAAGCGCGTCATCCTCGTCGCGCTGTTCGACAACCGGACCACCCTCGGCCTCGTCCGTCTCCGGATCAAGGACACCGTGCTCGAGCTCACCAAGCTGTTCCACGAAGTGTTCACGCGCGGCAAGTCGGCAGCGCAGCAGCCCGGCCTCCTCGCCGGTGCTGATGACGAGATCGACCAGCTGTTCGGCTAA
- the recR gene encoding recombination protein RecR, whose product MSAIDDLVTELSRLPTIGRKSAMRLTYHLLRQPPEQSKRLAEALVTLAEKVRPCSECYNLTESERCALCADPRRDRTVVCVVEEASDIPSIERTGEYRGLYHVLGGRLAPLDGVGPSDLTVAALVTRVTQGGVREVIVATNPKLEGEATALYLQEQLRPSGVAVSRLARGLPVGGDLEYADGVTIVQALSARRAM is encoded by the coding sequence GTGTCGGCGATCGACGACCTCGTCACCGAGCTGTCGCGGCTGCCGACGATCGGTCGGAAGTCGGCGATGCGGCTGACGTACCATCTGTTGCGGCAGCCGCCGGAGCAGAGCAAGCGCCTCGCCGAGGCGCTCGTGACGTTGGCGGAGAAGGTCCGTCCCTGCTCGGAGTGCTACAACCTGACCGAGTCGGAACGGTGTGCGCTGTGCGCGGACCCGCGGCGGGACCGGACGGTGGTGTGCGTGGTGGAGGAGGCGTCGGACATCCCGTCGATCGAGCGGACGGGCGAGTATCGCGGGCTCTATCACGTGCTGGGAGGCCGCCTCGCGCCCCTCGACGGCGTGGGGCCCTCGGATCTCACGGTGGCGGCGTTGGTGACCCGGGTCACGCAGGGCGGGGTCCGGGAGGTCATCGTGGCGACCAACCCGAAGCTCGAAGGCGAGGCGACGGCGCTGTATCTTCAGGAGCAGTTGCGGCCCTCCGGCGTCGCGGTGAGCCGGCTGGCGCGGGGCCTCCCCGTGGGTGGGGACCTCGAGTACGCGGATGGCGTGACCATCGTGCAGGCGCTCTCCGCGCGCCGGGCGATGTGA
- a CDS encoding YbaB/EbfC family nucleoid-associated protein yields the protein MKMMQQAQQMQGKLQEVQEGLGRLTVTGSAGGGLVTVEADGRGAVKRVSIDPKVVNPADVEMLEDLIVVALQESQKKAKDAADEEMKKVAGGLGLGGLPFKLPF from the coding sequence ATGAAGATGATGCAGCAGGCCCAGCAGATGCAGGGCAAGCTGCAGGAAGTGCAGGAAGGATTGGGGCGGCTCACCGTCACCGGATCGGCCGGCGGCGGGCTGGTGACCGTCGAGGCGGATGGGCGCGGCGCGGTGAAGCGCGTCTCCATCGACCCGAAGGTCGTGAACCCCGCCGACGTCGAGATGCTCGAGGATCTCATCGTCGTCGCGCTGCAGGAGTCGCAGAAGAAGGCGAAGGACGCGGCCGACGAGGAGATGAAGAAGGTCGCGGGCGGACTGGGGCTCGGCGGGTTGCCCTTCAAGCTCCCGTTCTAG